The Thermomonospora amylolytica sequence CTGCGTGATCGCGATCCTCGACCTGACCGCCGTCCTCCTGCACGACTAGGTCCTGCCCGGCGGCTGCCCGGCCTCGGGCCGTCGGGCCTTCGGGACCGCCCCGGACTCGAATATTCCTTGACAGCTATATTTCCAGAGAGGAATATAGCCGTATGGAGACCGCGGTGTGGAGTGCATTGGCCGACCCCAACCGGCGTGCGATCCTCCACCTGCTGCTGGAGGGGCCGCGCCCGGTCGGCGAGCTGGTCGAAGCCTGCGGCCTGAGCCAGCCGGGCACGTCGAAGCACCTGCGGGTGCTGCGCGAGGCCGGTCTGGTCCGGGTCGTGCCCGATGCGCAGCGCAGGCTTTACGTGCTCGAACCCGCCCCGATGGCCGAGCTGGACGCCTGGCTGGCGCCCTACCGGCGACTGTGGAACAGCAGCCTCGACGCGCTGGGCCGCCGCCTGGACGCGGGCGATGAGGAGCAGGGCGATGACGACCCCGGCACGGCGCCGGAAACCGACGAGCAGAAGGACGCTGACCAGCCATGATCACCACGAACCCCGGCACCTACCTGGAACTCGACGACGGCCGCCCCGCGGTCCGCTTCCAGCGGGTCTACGACCACCCGATCGAGAAGGTCTGGGCCCTGGTCACCGAACCGGACGAGCTGGCCCACTGGTTCCCGTCCCCCCAGGTCGCGCTCGACCTCACCCCGGGCGGCGCCGTCACCTTCTCCGGCGACCCCAACATGCCCGGGTCCACCGGGCGGATCATCGCCGTCGACCCGCCCCGCCGGCTGGCCTTCACCTGGGGCGACGACGAACTGCACTTCGACCTGGAGCCGCTCGGCGACCACCGGACCCGGTTCACCCTCACCAACGTCCTGGGAGCCCGGAACACCGCGGCCCGCAACGCGGCCGGCTGGGACGTCTGCCTGTCCGCCCTCGACGCCCGTGCCGTGAACCGGCCGACCGAGGGCCCGGCCGCCACATGGGACGACCTCTACGGCAAGTACGTCGCCGCCGGCATGCCCTCCGGAGCCCCCATCCCCGGCAAGGACTGAACCCACGGCGTGACGAACTCGGCCCACACCGCCGCCCCGTGCACGGGCAGCCGCGATGCGTCAGCCCTGCCCGATATCGTGCGGGACCGTTCTGGAGCCGACGGAAAGGCCGTGGCGATGACGTATGAGCTCGGCGAGGTGGTGGCCGAGCGGCGGCTGGAGGCCGTCGCCGAGGACGGGACCTGTACGCCGGTGGTGGTGAAGATCGGCAGGCCGCGGCCGGACACCTTGGGGACGGGCGAGGACTGGTGCTGTCCTCACCAGATCCTGGGGCTGGGGGAGGACCGCGTCGAGGCGTCCTTCGGGGTCGACTCCCTGCAGGCGTTCCTGCTGAGCGTGTACGCCCTGCGGCTGAAGCTCACCGAACGCGCGGAGGCCGCGTCGGTCGGGCTGGACTGGCTGGGAATGCCCGACCTCGGCTTGAAGGTCGACCCGGAAGTGCACAAACTCGCAGGCCCCGGCGCGGGCAGACCGGACGCCTGACCGTCCTCCCCGCCGCTCCATGAGGCCGGTCTCGCCCTCGAAGCAGACCCATCCCATCGAAGACCACCGCCGCCCTTTCGCGGTGGTGGTGCCCGCG is a genomic window containing:
- a CDS encoding SRPBCC family protein, with translation MITTNPGTYLELDDGRPAVRFQRVYDHPIEKVWALVTEPDELAHWFPSPQVALDLTPGGAVTFSGDPNMPGSTGRIIAVDPPRRLAFTWGDDELHFDLEPLGDHRTRFTLTNVLGARNTAARNAAGWDVCLSALDARAVNRPTEGPAATWDDLYGKYVAAGMPSGAPIPGKD
- a CDS encoding ArsR/SmtB family transcription factor, with product METAVWSALADPNRRAILHLLLEGPRPVGELVEACGLSQPGTSKHLRVLREAGLVRVVPDAQRRLYVLEPAPMAELDAWLAPYRRLWNSSLDALGRRLDAGDEEQGDDDPGTAPETDEQKDADQP
- a CDS encoding DUF6968 family protein, with product MTYELGEVVAERRLEAVAEDGTCTPVVVKIGRPRPDTLGTGEDWCCPHQILGLGEDRVEASFGVDSLQAFLLSVYALRLKLTERAEAASVGLDWLGMPDLGLKVDPEVHKLAGPGAGRPDA